In the Malaclemys terrapin pileata isolate rMalTer1 chromosome 12, rMalTer1.hap1, whole genome shotgun sequence genome, one interval contains:
- the SYS1 gene encoding protein SYS1 homolog: MAGQFRSYVWDPVLILTQIVLMQAVYYSSLGLWLALVDSLVQNSPSLDQIFNYEILGFSTPPGRLSMIAFILNALTCALGLLYFIRRGKQCLDFTVTVHFFHLLGCWIYNAHFPTALTWWLVHGVCTALMAVIGEYLCMRTELKEIPLNSVPKSSV; encoded by the exons ATGGCAGGACAGTTCCGTAGCTATGTCTGGGACCCTGTCCTCATTCTGACGCAGATTGTCCTCATGCAGGCAGTCTATTACAGCTCCTTGGGGCTCTGGCTAGCTCTGGTTGACAGCCTGGTGCAGAATAGCCCGTCTCTTGACCAGATTTTCAATTATGAG ATCTTGGGATTCTCTACCCCACCTGGAAGACTTTCCATGATTGCTTTCATCCTCAATGCACTCACCTG TGCTTTGGGCTTGTTGTACTTTATCCGGCGAGGAAAGCAGTGTTTGGATTTCACAGTCACAGTTCATTTTTTCCATCTGCTGGGTTGCTGGATTTATAATGCACACTTTCCCACAGCTCTAACGTGGTGGCTAGTGCATGGTGTGTGCACGGCACTCATGGCTGTGATTGGGGAGTATCTCTGTATGAGAACAGAACTCAaagaaatcccattgaattcagtccCCAAGTCCAGCGTATAA